The nucleotide window AAATTCTGAGATCACAATTCCTGAACTCATGACTGTAATCAAAGGGCCGGACTTTCCTACACGTGCTCACATTCTTGGAACAGCAGGCATAAAATCGGCTTATATGACCGGAAGAGGCTCTGTAAAGATTCGGGCCGTTGCCGATATTCAGGAGTTAAAAAAAGACAGACAGCAGATTATCATAACCGAGCTTCCCTACCAGGTAAATAAGGCCAGGATGATTGAGAATATTGCCCAGCTAGTTAGGGAAAAGACAATCGTAGGAATTTCCGACCTTCGTGACGAGTCTGATAGGGAAGGAATCAGGGTTGTTATCGAGCTTTCTCGAGGCACGAACCCAAAGGTTGTTTTGAACCAGCTTTATAAGCATACTCAAATGGAGACCACTTTCGGGATAATTAATCTGGCTCTTGTTGACGGAAAACCAAAAGAGCTGAACCTCAAGGAACTTCTTCAGATATATCTTGAGTACAGGATGGAAATTATCCAGAAGCGTACTCTTTATGACCTCAAGAAAAGCGAAGAAAGAGCTCATGTCCTTGACGGGCTTAAGATTGCCCTGGATAACATAGACGAGATCGTTGCTCTGATAAAGGGCTCAGCAAACGCTGATGAAGCTAAGCAGGGCCTGATGGAGAATTTTGCCCTTGATGAGATTCAGTCAAGAGCTATCCTTGATATGCGCCTGCAGCGCCTGACAGGACTTGAAACTCAGAAGGTACTTGAGGAGCTTGAAGGTCTTGTAAAGCTGATAGGTGAACTCCGAAAAATCCTTGAAAGTGATGAACTCAAGTACGAGATAATCAGGAATGAACTTCTTGAGCTCAAGGAAAAGTATGGGGATGCTCGCAGGACAAAAATCGTGCAGGCTGCTTCTGAAGTAAGGGAAGAGGATCTGATTCATGAAGAAGAAGTTGTTGTCACAATTACTAACGGAGGCTACATAAAGCGCATCCCGCTCAGGACTTACACCATGCAGCGCCGCGGAGGTCGGGGTATAATCGGCATGGAAATGAAAGAAGAAGACTTCGTGGAGAATCTCTTCATTTCCTCAACCCATAACTATATCCTTTTCTTCACAAACCTTGGAAGGCTCTACTGGGAAAAAGTATATGAGATCCCTGAAGGCTCCCGACAGTCCAGAGGCAAATCCATAGTGAACCTTCTGGAGCTTAAGGAAGACGAAACAGTTAACGCAATGATCCCTGTCAAGGAGTTTGATGAAAACCACTATCTGCTTATGGCAACAAGGGCAGGCACGATCAAAAAGACTCCTCTCTCGGAATTCAAGAACCCGAGGAAAGCAGGCATAATTGCAGTCACACTGGATGAGGACGACGAGCTTGTAAGAGTTCTCCTTACCAATGGCAAAAAAGAAGTCCTGATGGTTTCAAAGAAAGGCAAAGCTATCCGCTTCTCTGAAGAAGATGTCCGTCCTATGGGTCGAACCGCAAGAGGTGTCCGGGGTATGACTCTTGAAGGCCAGGGCGACGAAGTTGTCAGTCTGGACATTGTCGACGAAACCACGACCCTCCTGACCGTAACTGAAAACGGCTTTGGCAAGAGAACGGAATACTCCCAGTATCCTGCTCACCGGCGTGGCGGAAAAGGTGTGATAACAATCATTACCAATGAGAGGAACGGTCCGGTCTCAAGAGTTCGCTCCGTAGCCAATGACGATGAACTTATCTTCACCAGTGCCGAGGGTATCATTATCCGCATTCCTGCGAAAGAGATTTCGATCCAGGGCAGAAATACTCAGGGCGTAAGGATCATTAATCTCAAACCCGGCGACAAAGTCGCAGGTATAGCCAGGATTGAAAACGGAAAAGCCGAAAAGAACCTGAAACTCATAGCCTTTGAAGGTAAAGAAGCTATAGAAGCAATTGGAGCCGGAGAAGGAGCTGCGATCTTAGAGGACGAAGGTGAGGAACTCGATGAGTTTGCCGAATCAGAAGACTTTGAAATTATCGACGAAGACGAAGAAACCGAAGAATTAGAAGATGACGAAGCAGAAAAAGATGATGACGCAGAAGAAGAGGACGAAAACGAAGAAATTGAAGAAGACTGAATAACGTATTCGAGTGAAGAAAAATAGTTCTTCACTCAAACTGCTGTCGGAATAAAGACTTTGTGGGGTAGTTTTCCGGTGGCAGGCTTTTTGTTTGGAGGGAAGCCGGGAGGTAGACGTATTTTTCAGGACGCAGGTTTTTGAATAGGTTTTTTTGAAAGACTGATTACCGGAAGGTGTAGTTTTTAGAATTTTAACTATTCAGGGTCAATTTGAGTTTTGATTCTTCTTAAAAACAAGTGCCATACAGCAGTGAACTCACAGGACGAATAAAAAGCAAATATGGATGATGAGATCAATTATCTCCATAATAGGCTTATACTGCTTTTTTAGGTAATTTCCTCAGAGGTGTCAAACATTTATCTGTACAATAATATTGCACAATACTATTACACAATAATATAACAGATAATTGATAATAAAGAACATTAGGAAGTTGTATATACCTGGACCAACATTATAACTTATAACTCAATCGCCTGAATAAATTGCCCAAAGTGTCTATATAAACAATAATTTCCCGAACAATGGTGAGCGAGTTAACATAAAGGGGGTATAAAATAATGCAAGAATTAAAGATATTACCGCCAATTAATGCAAAAGTTGGAGACATATTTGAAATATCAATACCGTCAAATCCTGCTTCGACCGGCTACAACTGCTTACTATCAGAGATGCCACACTGTGTTTACTTTGTGGAATCAACATATGTACCCGATGAACCTATAAAACCAGGAAGCGGAGGAATTAGCAAGTTCAAGTTTCTTGCAGTCAAGAAAGGTGAAGGCAAGATTATTTTCCATAGCGTGAGATTCTCTCACCCTCCGGAGATACTGGAACCTACAGTTATGCAACAAAGATTTGTTGTAGTAAACCAGTAAAATGGCTTTGTTTTGCCATTTACATTTCACTTTTTTTTAGTTACTCATTCTAATTTACTTTAAGTTTCAGTCAGTTACTATTTTCAACCAGTTACTATTCTCAACCTATTTTTTGCGGATTTTGTTCTTCAGAACCGTGTGAATTTTGCTGCTTTTTATAAAGTAGATTTATAAAGAGCTAAATCAGAAAAATTCTAGAAAGAAATGAAGAGAAATGGGAGTTTAACGGAGTCAAACGGAGTAAAATGGAGAGAAATGGAGAGAAATGGAGAGAAATGGAGTAAAATGGAGAGAAATGGAGTAAAATGGAGAGAAATGGAGTAAAATGGAGTAAAATGGAGAGAAAGTCTAAAAGAGTCATATTAATTATTATTTATAAAGAGTTAATACATATTTTTTGTGATGAAATAAAAAATAGGTATTATATAATATTATATAATGTTAGAAAGTTGTATATACTTAAAATACATTTTACCTTATAACTTAACCGTTTTTAGATAAATTGTGTAAAGAATTTTCACACAATATTATCAGAAAAATGGCGAGAGTTAACACAAAGGAGGAACGAAATAATGCAAGAGTTAGAATTATTGCCCCCGATACATAAGAAAGTTGGAGAGATATTCGAAATTTCAATACCATCGAATCCTGCTTCAACCGGTTACAACTGCTTACTGTCAGAGATGCCAAGTTGTGTTTACTTTGTAGAATCAACGTATGTACCCGATGAACCTACTATCCCGGGAAGAGGTGGAACCAGCAAGTTCAAGTTTCTCACGGTCGAAAATGGAGACGGTAAAATTATTTTTCATAGTGTGAGATTTTCTCACCCTCCTGATATACTGGAACCTACAGTTATGCAACAAAGGACTGTTATAGTAGAGTAAGTAGAGTAATAAAATGGTTTTATAGTAAGAGTAATAAAATGGCTTTATAGTAGAGTAATAAAATGGCTTATTTTGCCATTTATCTTCCATTTTTCCATAA belongs to Methanosarcina barkeri 3 and includes:
- a CDS encoding protease inhibitor I42 family protein; this translates as MQELELLPPIHKKVGEIFEISIPSNPASTGYNCLLSEMPSCVYFVESTYVPDEPTIPGRGGTSKFKFLTVENGDGKIIFHSVRFSHPPDILEPTVMQQRTVIVE
- the gyrA gene encoding DNA gyrase subunit A, giving the protein MAKFEDEKKPENELKKSYQSTLIPEKKDEEKDEEVENKDGSIDLTQEDSSKKVELNVSDPASDDPDDEGMEPDKSGVTTILIENEMKRSYINYAMSVIVGRALPDARDGFKPVHRRILFAMKDAGITHDKPYKKSARVVGDVLGKYHPHGDTAVYDTIVRMVQDFSLRYPLIDGQGNFGSIDGDSAAAMRYTEVRMDRIAEEMLVDIDKETVPFMPNYDGSMEEPEVLPAKLPNLLVNGSTGIAVGMATNMAPHNIGEVIDGILMLIENSEITIPELMTVIKGPDFPTRAHILGTAGIKSAYMTGRGSVKIRAVADIQELKKDRQQIIITELPYQVNKARMIENIAQLVREKTIVGISDLRDESDREGIRVVIELSRGTNPKVVLNQLYKHTQMETTFGIINLALVDGKPKELNLKELLQIYLEYRMEIIQKRTLYDLKKSEERAHVLDGLKIALDNIDEIVALIKGSANADEAKQGLMENFALDEIQSRAILDMRLQRLTGLETQKVLEELEGLVKLIGELRKILESDELKYEIIRNELLELKEKYGDARRTKIVQAASEVREEDLIHEEEVVVTITNGGYIKRIPLRTYTMQRRGGRGIIGMEMKEEDFVENLFISSTHNYILFFTNLGRLYWEKVYEIPEGSRQSRGKSIVNLLELKEDETVNAMIPVKEFDENHYLLMATRAGTIKKTPLSEFKNPRKAGIIAVTLDEDDELVRVLLTNGKKEVLMVSKKGKAIRFSEEDVRPMGRTARGVRGMTLEGQGDEVVSLDIVDETTTLLTVTENGFGKRTEYSQYPAHRRGGKGVITIITNERNGPVSRVRSVANDDELIFTSAEGIIIRIPAKEISIQGRNTQGVRIINLKPGDKVAGIARIENGKAEKNLKLIAFEGKEAIEAIGAGEGAAILEDEGEELDEFAESEDFEIIDEDEETEELEDDEAEKDDDAEEEDENEEIEED
- a CDS encoding protease inhibitor I42 family protein, whose amino-acid sequence is MQELKILPPINAKVGDIFEISIPSNPASTGYNCLLSEMPHCVYFVESTYVPDEPIKPGSGGISKFKFLAVKKGEGKIIFHSVRFSHPPEILEPTVMQQRFVVVNQ